From a single Sorghum bicolor cultivar BTx623 chromosome 5, Sorghum_bicolor_NCBIv3, whole genome shotgun sequence genomic region:
- the LOC8082055 gene encoding tropinone reductase homolog At5g06060 produces the protein MVAVGMSRAERWNLAGATALVTGGSKGIGHAIVEELAGFGARVHTCSRNAAELEECRRRWEEKGLQVTVSVCDVSVRGDREDLMATVGATFGGRLDILVNNAGQSLFKHTVECTGEDYARIMATNLESCFHLCQLAHPLLRATGGGGGGGGSVVHISSIAGFIGLPALAVYSMTKGAMNQLTRSLAAEWAGDGIRVNCVAPGGIKTDISSDKTIDPELVKKEMARLPMGRIGEPEEVASLVAFLCMPAASYMTGQVICIDGGRTIA, from the exons ATGGTGGCTGTGGGCATGAGCAGGGCGGAGCGGTGGAACCTCGCCGGCGCGACGGCGCTCGTCACCGGCGGCAGCAAGGGCATAGG GCACGCGATCGTGGAGGAGCTAGCGGGGTTCGGCGCCCGGGTGCACACGTGCTCACGCAACGCGGCGGAGCTGGAGGAGTGCCGGCGGCGGTGGGAGGAGAAGGGGCTGCAGGTCACCGTCTCCGTCTGCGACGTGTCCGTGCGCGGCGACCGCGAGGACCTCATGGCCACCGTGGGTGCCACCTTCGGCGGCAGGCTCGACATCCTCGTGAACAACGCCGGGCAGTCGCTGTTCAAGCACACGGTGGAGTGCACCGGCGAGGACTACGCGCGGATCATGGCGACCAACCTCGAGTCGTGCTTCCACCTCTGCCAGCTCGCGCACCCGCTGCTGCGtgccaccggcggcggcggcggcggcggcggcagtgtCGTCCACATCTCCTCCATCGCCGGCTTCATCGGGCTACCGGCGCTCGCCGTCTACTCCATGACCAAGGGCGCCATGAACCAGCTCACACGCAGCCTCGCCGCCGAGTGGGCCGGCGATGGCATCCGTGTCAACTGCGTCGCACCGGGGGGCATCAAGACAGACATCAGCAGTGAT AAGACGATAGACCCGGAGCTGGTGAAGAAGGAGATGGCGCGGCTGCCCATGGGGAGGATCGGCGAGCCGGAGGAGGTGGCGTCCTTGGTGGCATTCCTCTGCATGCCGGCGGCGTCCTACATGACCGGCCAAGTCATCTGCATTGACGGCGGCCGCACCATAGCTTAG